The uncultured Methanolobus sp. sequence ACCATGAAAGGAATGGAACCGAATATAGCAGCTGAAAGCCATCCCAGGGCAACAATAGCAAACCCTTCTCTTGTTTTCCACTCATCTGAAGATTTGTAGCGTTTAGAAAGGAGGATGCCTGTTAGCCCGGTAATTGACACCGCAACCAGAAAAGGATATAGAGAATCTCCATAATAGACTGCTACCAGTAAAGGAAGAATCATTATGGCACCCAGGAATCTGAGCAGACCACCCAGAACATTCAATATGACTTCGTACTTCAAGAATACACCTCGCCAGAAGCTACTTGAATAGTTTCTCTACTTCAGAGTTTGCGGACTGGAGACTGAATACCACTACACGATCGCCTTCCTCTATGACATACTCACCACGAGGAACAATTGTATTGCCTTTATGAACCACCATGCTGATAATAGCCCCGGACGGGAATTTTACATTTTTCAGAGGCTTGCCGACTATCTTTGACTTCTTTGAAGTCGTGTATTCTACAATCTCTGCTTTTTCACCTTCAATAGTAGTTATGGACTCTATTCCCTGTCCGAATGTCAGTTTAAGGACTTCATTGACTGTTGCCTGCCTCGGACTTACCGCACTGTCAACACCAACCATTTCAAACAATGAAACATAATCAGAGCGGTCCGATCTGGCAATAACTTTTTTCACACCGAGCTGTTTGGCAAGCAAGGAACACAAAAGATTTTTTTCATCACTGTTTGTCACAGATATGACAACGTCCATATCCGAAATATCTTCCTCCTTCAGGAGATTGATATCAGTTCCATCACCATTAAGAACAAGTACATCCGGCAGTTCTTCTGCAATCACAACAGACCTTTCTTTATTGGCTTCAATGATCTTAAGGTCAAATTCACTCTTTGCAACCATTTTTGCAAGATAGAAACCAACTATTCCTCCGCCAATGATCAGAACTTTACTTCTTTTTCCAGTCTTTTCCCCGAAAAGATCACGAACTTCCTTCATGGCTGCAGGCTTTCCAATAACAACTATATGATCGTTATTTTTTATTACATCCTCACCATGGGGAATGATAACTTCCGTATCCCTGAAAAGAGCACTTACAATACAGCAATTAGCCAGGTGAAGGTCTTGCATTTGTTTTCCTACAAGAGTATGATCCGAAGGAACTACAAATTCCATCATCTCAACTTTCCCTTCTGCGAAAAGTTCTGCATCAATAGCAGAAGGAATTGCAAGTATCTCTGCAACTTCTGATGCAAGAGATAGCTCCGGACAAACCATGATATCAATTCCGATCTGGGGTCTTTTGGCCACAGGCTTATCTATATAATCCGGATTACTTACCCTTGCAACTGTTTTCAATTTTGTTTTGTCGCTTACAGTAAGCTTTGAGGCCATGCATGCAACGATGTTCACTTCATCAGAACCCGTGACAGCAACCAGAAGACCTGCATTTTCAAGAGCTTCATGAAGAATAGAAACATTGGCGCCATTGCCATGTATAACATGGACGTCAAGTTCATCAGCACGGGCGCATGCTTCCTCATTCTGGTCAACTATCACTACATCGTTTGTCTGGTAAAGAGCTTTAGCAATATGATAGCCGACCTCACCAGCACCGATAATTACGATCTTCATAATAATACCTTCAAAAGGTCATAAACAGGATATTTGTTGATACGAAAAACAAAACGGCATAATATTATTATTGCTTTTTATACCTTACCACACAACTGGTGAAGCATTATAAATAGCTGTCCTAAAAAAAGATATGTAAAAATAAAA is a genomic window containing:
- the trkA gene encoding Trk system potassium transporter TrkA, which codes for MKIVIIGAGEVGYHIAKALYQTNDVVIVDQNEEACARADELDVHVIHGNGANVSILHEALENAGLLVAVTGSDEVNIVACMASKLTVSDKTKLKTVARVSNPDYIDKPVAKRPQIGIDIMVCPELSLASEVAEILAIPSAIDAELFAEGKVEMMEFVVPSDHTLVGKQMQDLHLANCCIVSALFRDTEVIIPHGEDVIKNNDHIVVIGKPAAMKEVRDLFGEKTGKRSKVLIIGGGIVGFYLAKMVAKSEFDLKIIEANKERSVVIAEELPDVLVLNGDGTDINLLKEEDISDMDVVISVTNSDEKNLLCSLLAKQLGVKKVIARSDRSDYVSLFEMVGVDSAVSPRQATVNEVLKLTFGQGIESITTIEGEKAEIVEYTTSKKSKIVGKPLKNVKFPSGAIISMVVHKGNTIVPRGEYVIEEGDRVVVFSLQSANSEVEKLFK